The genomic region CGGAGTCAGCCAAGCGGGCACAGACAATACCATTACAATGGCTAAGCATGCGCAGGACCTAGGTGCAGACTGTGCCATGGTTGTGTTGCCATATTACCACAAGCCCACTGGTGAAGGTTTGTATCAGCACTACAAGAAGATTGCTGAGTCCATTGATATTGGTGTGATGATATACAACAATCCTGACGTTTCAGGGTTATTAATAGACCCCGACCTAATGCATCGTCTTTCGAAACTCGACAATATTGTCGCTGTCAAAGATAATACCCCCATTGTTGATCATTACTTTATCAATGCTGCAAGGATTGACCCGAAGGATATAGTCCTCTTGAATGGCCGTGGCGAAATACAATTTCCGGGTTCTGCTGCCTACGGTTTCGAATACAAGGGCTTTGTGACCTTCGTCGGGAACTTTGCTCCTTCCTTGAGTTATGATGTCTATGACGCGGTAAAGAAGAAGGACTTTGATGAGGCAGAAGTAGCACTGGAGAGACTGCTCCCATTGTTCGAAAAGGTTGGAGAGTTCATGGCGCGGCGACAGGATGTTTCTATCTTGGCACCAGCATACAAGACCAACTACATGTACATGGGTGTGGGAAAGGCGTGCCTCGATCTAGTTGGCCTTTCCGGAGGTCACGTCAAAGCTCCTTTGGAAGATTTGAAGCAAAAGGAGAAAGGAGAGCTCAAGGAAGTCTTGGAAGGAATGGACCTGATTTAGAGTCCACTCCCCTTTCCTTTTTGTCATAGGTCGGCAGAACCTGACTACGTGTATCGATAGAATGCTTCGGCAGCAGTCTTTACAGCTTTTCCATCCTCCACTTTCCATCCCAGTTTGCGTAGAGAACCCTCCAAGGCAAATATCGCAGGGATGATATAATGTGGAGAGGCTGTCAATGCCATGTGGGAGATTCTCAGCCCATTTATGCCAAGAAGTCCCATGGTGCCCATGATAATATTGAAATCCTCCTTTAGGATAGATGTCACATTGCTGGCAAGCAACTCTTCTGGCAATTCTATGGACGTGACTGTTTCTGATGCATCATCTTCATCGGCCACAAAAGGCTCAAGATGCAGAGCCCTAACCGCTTCCCTAACAACCTCTTTGCAAATACTATGCCGCTTGTATCTCTCCTTAAGACCTTCTTCCAGGGCTATTTCGACGGCTTTCCTGAGAGCCACAATAACAGAAGTGGGCTGTGAAACGGGGAAAGGATGGCCCCACGAAGACCACTCGTCAATAGTCTTCTTCCATAGGTTCAAATCGAGAAAGCGACTGTGCACAACAGATTGTCGTTCCGCAATGTCGTCCCAAACTCTACTGCTGATGGCTACAGGAGTGATTCCATTGACACCTCCGAGCGACTTGCTGGCATATCCAATGCAGATGTCTATACCCCACCTGTCCATATCGATTTTCATTCCGCCAAAGGACGAGATCGCATCCACAATGTTGAACAGGTCGAATTCTTCTGCAATCTTCCCTATTCCGACTAGATCGTGTTTCACTCCAGCAAGAGTCTCATTATGCGCCGAAATGATTCCTTTGATGCCCCCCACTTCGTCTACAACCTCTCTTATCTGTCGAGGTTTTACGGCCTTCCCGTAAGGTGCAGAGGCTAGAACCGCAGTCCCTCCGTAGGCCTCCACTAATTCCTTGAAATAGTCTGCGAAGAAACCGTCGTAGACCACCAAAATCTTGTCATCTTTTTCGACTAGATTGGCAACGGCGAGCTCTAGGCCGGAGTTACCACACCCGGGGACAATTATGACTTCCTCCTCGGTTTCGAATATCTTCTGTAGACCATCTCGTGTGTCCTCATAGATTTCCTTCCACTTTAAACCGTAGTGAGGCAAGACAGGTCTAGAGAGTTCCGCAAGGACTTCTTGGTATGGTTCCGATGGACCAGGCACCATTAAGATATCGTGATTTAGCCATTTCATTCTATTCACCTGAAAACCGATTTTATATACCCGAACCGAAGATGAAATATCCACGATGAAGCCATAGGTATGTATCCAGAATAGCATCCGTTCCTCAATCTGGAGGTATACTGCGTGTCTTGCTGCAGCCATTATATAAGTCTATTTAGATTTGAGGCTCTGTAAAATAATACAAGGATTAAGAGGCGAGTCGCCCACGGCATAGGATTTATGGCTTACGATAGGTCATACAACGCGGCCAAAGCTCGCCGTTTTCATTATCTCCTTCAAGAGCTTATGAGCCTTTGCAATACCATTCCGGATGTCCGGTCTCACCGTGGTCGACCGGTGGAATTCCCTCTCCCGGTGCTGTTCGTCCTTCTCGGGCTCAAGTTTGATGCCAGACTGGGGTATCGTGATTTCGTGGCCTGGCTTGCCCTTCAGCCAGAGCTGCTTGCCCGACTGGGTCTTCAACGCCCACCCAGTCACACCCTCCTCAACGGAGCTCTCAAACGATTGGATACCCGGCTCCTCCACCGACTGTACGAGGTCGTTGCCCGGAAGCAACCTCCTCCCAGACGGGTCGCGGTGGACGCCACTGGCTTCTCCCATGCGACCGGTGGTGAGTGGTTATCGGTGCGGTTCAAGAAGACGCGGAAACGACGGTTCCATGCCCTTCACGCGGCCGTGGATACCGAGAGCTTGCTGGTTCATGCGGCCCGGATACGAGCTCGACCCGGGGGAGATGCCAAACACCTGGTTTCCCTGTTGCGACGGGTGCCAGGCAATGAGCTTGCAACGGTCTACGGTGACAAGGCCTACATCTCCAAGAAGAACGCTCAGTTCGTAACCGAGCTGGGTGCCTACCCGGCTATCGAACCCAAACGGAACCTACGAGCTCGATCCCGGGGCCACAGAGGATACGGGCGATTATTACGGGAGTACAGAGCTAACCCGGATAAGTGGAAGCGGACGCATCAGTACGGTCAGCGAAGCCTTGCAGAAACCGTGTTCAGCATGCTGAAAGTACGGTTCGGTGGAAGTCTGAGCTCACGGGGGTACAAAGAGCGGCGACGAGAGCTGCTGATCAAAGTCCTTCTGCACAACATCCAACAGGTGAACTTCCTGGAGTGTGCTGCAAGGTGAATTATTTTACAGAGCCGATATTGTCGAAAGAACTAAAAGCATTGAAATTCCTTGAGTGTCTCCCGGCAGTGATGCTACAATGACAGATATTAACTATGAAATTCATTGGGATCGTTCCTGAGTGCAGGATAATCGGAGGGAGGTTCTGTTTGTCAGCTCATGCAACGTATGACACAGGCGTAGGATGGAAACGAAAAGGCCTGACACTGTTATGTCTGTTACTCGCAGCTGGTCTTGCTATGGGACTGACCACCTATGTGGATTCTTACTCTGTTCATGAATGGTCAAGAGCTGTTGATATCGGCCCAATTTCGATGCGTGTTGATGGCCCTGATATCGAGGAACGGATAGATGAACTCCAAGATATTG from Candidatus Lokiarchaeota archaeon harbors:
- a CDS encoding IS5 family transposase → MAYDRSYNAAKARRFHYLLQELMSLCNTIPDVRSHRGRPVEFPLPVLFVLLGLKFDARLGYRDFVAWLALQPELLARLGLQRPPSHTLLNGALKRLDTRLLHRLYEVVARKQPPPRRVAVDATGFSHATGGEWLSVRFKKTRKRRFHALHAAVDTESLLVHAARIRARPGGDAKHLVSLLRRVPGNELATVYGDKAYISKKNAQFVTELGAYPAIEPKRNLRARSRGHRGYGRLLREYRANPDKWKRTHQYGQRSLAETVFSMLKVRFGGSLSSRGYKERRRELLIKVLLHNIQQVNFLECAAR
- a CDS encoding aminotransferase class V-fold PLP-dependent enzyme, producing the protein MAAARHAVYLQIEERMLFWIHTYGFIVDISSSVRVYKIGFQVNRMKWLNHDILMVPGPSEPYQEVLAELSRPVLPHYGLKWKEIYEDTRDGLQKIFETEEEVIIVPGCGNSGLELAVANLVEKDDKILVVYDGFFADYFKELVEAYGGTAVLASAPYGKAVKPRQIREVVDEVGGIKGIISAHNETLAGVKHDLVGIGKIAEEFDLFNIVDAISSFGGMKIDMDRWGIDICIGYASKSLGGVNGITPVAISSRVWDDIAERQSVVHSRFLDLNLWKKTIDEWSSWGHPFPVSQPTSVIVALRKAVEIALEEGLKERYKRHSICKEVVREAVRALHLEPFVADEDDASETVTSIELPEELLASNVTSILKEDFNIIMGTMGLLGINGLRISHMALTASPHYIIPAIFALEGSLRKLGWKVEDGKAVKTAAEAFYRYT